A part of Methanorbis furvi genomic DNA contains:
- the cfbC gene encoding Ni-sirohydrochlorin a,c-diamide reductive cyclase ATP-dependent reductase subunit, giving the protein MRQIALYGKGGIGKSTTSANLSAAFAENGLDVMQIGCDPKHDSTRMLMHGRWIPTVLEQMYERKDLEMDDVIFTGFGGVRCVEAGGPEPGIGCAGRGIIATFQLLEKMKALNGDVVVYDVLGDVVCGGFAMPMRDGYAQEVYLVTSGELMSLYAANNICKAIARLSERSTARCRLGGVICNSKNMDNERELVAEFSRLIGSKMVQFVPRDKAVQAAEVNQMTVIEHAPASPQADVYRGLAKTILANDDLRIPTALDLDELEKLARAYL; this is encoded by the coding sequence ATGAGACAGATAGCCCTCTACGGCAAGGGAGGTATCGGAAAATCCACCACATCCGCAAACCTGTCGGCTGCGTTTGCAGAAAATGGTCTGGATGTCATGCAGATCGGATGCGATCCCAAACATGACAGCACCAGAATGCTGATGCACGGCCGCTGGATTCCTACCGTACTTGAGCAGATGTACGAGCGCAAGGATCTTGAAATGGATGACGTCATCTTCACCGGCTTTGGCGGTGTCCGGTGCGTGGAGGCGGGAGGGCCTGAGCCCGGTATCGGTTGTGCTGGCCGCGGCATCATCGCAACATTTCAGCTGCTCGAAAAGATGAAAGCCCTGAATGGTGACGTGGTGGTCTACGATGTTCTGGGAGATGTTGTCTGCGGAGGGTTTGCAATGCCGATGCGTGACGGCTATGCACAGGAGGTCTATCTGGTAACAAGCGGTGAACTGATGAGTCTGTATGCGGCAAACAATATCTGCAAAGCAATTGCCCGGCTCTCAGAACGTAGCACCGCAAGATGCAGACTTGGCGGCGTCATCTGCAACTCGAAAAATATGGATAATGAACGAGAGCTTGTCGCCGAATTTTCAAGACTGATCGGATCAAAGATGGTGCAGTTTGTTCCCCGCGACAAAGCTGTGCAGGCTGCCGAAGTCAACCAGATGACCGTAATCGAACATGCCCCCGCGTCCCCGCAGGCAGACGTCTACCGCGGGCTTGCAAAAACCATTCTTGCAAACGATGACCTACGTATCCCCACAGCCCTCGATCTTGATGAACTGGAAAAACTTGCCAGGGCATATTTATGA
- a CDS encoding TrkH family potassium uptake protein, with protein sequence MGLIRELASVGRDLGAVFLLVGIATILPIIVGIYYQEWHVLPVMLVPTLLFFALAIFLRFLPKGDKPARNSLSIAATALVWVFVSSIGCIPFMITGMTFLDASFESMSAWTGTGFTFALNIEEWPRTLLFWRSFMQWIGGLGIIAFTLTVASRSGLITRGLYRSEGHSEAFMPSVIATAFQMWKIYFVLTIASILAIMATGLDLWDAVNVGFSAISTGGMSIYAAGISHFDNLGLELVLIPIMLAGALPFRLYYVLYTQGSLKNVLSDRILHLMIAVFLFVSAVLILDLCSSGLSVAEAAREGLFMAGTAISSTGFQNTTMAGWGAATILFLAVFVLIEGGTGSTSGGIKLDRIQVMFEAMIWWFRKTIVSPRAYIPMRHNGRSIASKEADMLIAKSLLLILLYIVMVVIVLIILLHDPYFSKDVVGTMYDVFSCVGNNGSTSGVFGPDMPEYAKVILYLAMWIGRLEIIPVIILVWGIFRRFEWHTGSGPSRK encoded by the coding sequence ATGGGCCTCATCCGTGAACTCGCCAGCGTCGGACGCGATCTGGGAGCTGTATTCCTTTTAGTAGGCATTGCAACCATCCTGCCGATCATCGTCGGGATCTACTATCAGGAATGGCACGTTCTCCCCGTCATGCTGGTGCCCACGCTCCTGTTTTTCGCACTGGCAATCTTTCTCCGTTTCCTTCCCAAAGGCGACAAACCCGCACGCAACAGTCTCTCTATTGCAGCGACCGCTCTTGTGTGGGTCTTTGTCAGCTCCATCGGCTGCATCCCGTTTATGATCACCGGGATGACATTTCTCGACGCCTCCTTTGAATCCATGTCTGCATGGACCGGTACCGGATTCACCTTTGCCCTCAACATCGAAGAATGGCCAAGAACCCTCCTCTTCTGGCGTTCATTCATGCAGTGGATCGGCGGTCTTGGAATCATCGCATTCACCCTCACTGTTGCCAGCCGGTCGGGCCTCATCACCCGCGGCCTCTACCGCTCCGAAGGCCACTCGGAAGCCTTCATGCCGAGCGTCATTGCAACAGCCTTTCAGATGTGGAAGATCTACTTTGTACTCACCATAGCCTCGATTCTCGCCATCATGGCAACCGGTCTTGATCTCTGGGACGCTGTTAACGTAGGATTCTCCGCAATCTCCACCGGCGGTATGTCGATCTACGCCGCAGGAATATCTCACTTCGACAACCTCGGCCTCGAACTGGTCCTGATCCCGATTATGCTTGCAGGAGCTCTGCCGTTCCGGCTCTATTATGTTCTCTACACACAAGGCTCACTCAAAAACGTTCTTTCAGACCGCATCCTTCATCTCATGATTGCAGTGTTTCTGTTCGTCTCCGCAGTTCTCATACTCGATCTCTGTTCCAGCGGACTTTCCGTCGCTGAAGCCGCCCGCGAAGGACTGTTCATGGCAGGAACCGCGATCAGTTCGACCGGATTTCAGAACACCACCATGGCAGGCTGGGGTGCTGCAACAATTCTCTTCCTCGCAGTGTTCGTACTCATTGAAGGAGGAACCGGCAGCACATCAGGAGGTATCAAACTCGACCGCATTCAGGTCATGTTTGAAGCAATGATCTGGTGGTTCAGAAAAACCATCGTCAGCCCCCGCGCCTACATCCCCATGCGTCACAACGGCAGATCGATCGCGAGCAAGGAAGCCGACATGCTGATCGCAAAATCCCTGCTGCTGATCCTTCTCTACATCGTGATGGTAGTGATCGTGCTCATTATTCTCCTGCACGACCCCTACTTCTCCAAGGACGTTGTCGGAACCATGTACGATGTGTTCAGCTGCGTCGGTAACAACGGCAGCACCAGCGGCGTTTTCGGCCCTGATATGCCCGAGTATGCAAAAGTCATTCTCTATCTTGCAATGTGGATCGGCAGACTGGAAATCATTCCGGTGATCATCCTCGTATGGGGAATATTCCGCAGATTTGAATGGCACACAGGTAGCGGCCCGTCCCGTAAGTAA